The following nucleotide sequence is from Nitrospirota bacterium.
CTATGATTGCCAGAGGCCATGAAATGACCTCCCATGGGACCGAAAACTGTAACCCATTTACCCCAGGGGGACCTGGGACATAAGCTCCGGGACAGAACATTGTACACGGGTCGCGAATTTGACCCTCAAACAGGGCTTCAGTATTTCCGAAGGCGCTACTATGATCCAAGTGCAGGGAGATTCTTGCAGAGAGACCCCATCTCGATAGCCAGTTGGCGCGTTCCCGTTCAATTCTCCTTGGAGGCGATGTTCGCAGGGAACCTGACATCACCACTGTTTCGTCTGCTTCGGGCGGGTCTGAACTCATACACGTACGTATTTAACAACCCGCTAAGTCTTACTGATCCATGGGGACTCTTGGGGGGCGAAGGAAATAGACCTCCCGGCGGTGCTCAACCGACATCTGGCGATTTTCCTTGGCCGCAGGTACCACCATCCACTTCACGCGAGCCTCTACCCCCACCCGGGCCGCCGTCACCGGAAGCGGAGGATCCCAACATCCCGCACGATATGGGCATGCCAAGATTGTACTGTCCGGCCCTATGCTTACTGGCGGACATGTCCGCTTTCGCGGGCGGTAGGGCGGCGGCAGGAGGCGCAGGAGGAGCCGCAGCCGGCCTGATATGCACAGTTGTCTCTGAGTCATTGTGCGAACTGATGTGCCCCTAGCGGCATGTGGCGGATTCCCAACGATATTGGTGGCTGGGTACTTCTGGTCGCGGCACTGTTGTTTCTATCGCGTCTGAAATGGAGTGATCTTCGCATGCCCTCTTCGCCTTTGCGGCGCAGAGTTGTGGTTACGATGCTGCTGATGCTATCGCTTCCGGGGCTGGTATTCTTTGCCTACATCGGCTTCAGGATATTCAAGCCTGTGCCTGACGTTGCCGGCAAGTATTCAGACATGTTGGCTGACTTTGTTGCCTTCGCGTTGTTTCTGCTGGCCGGTGTAGCGATAGCGTGGTTTCGGTGGAAGTTGTCTAGACGAAGCGAAGTGCCCCCACACGAATAGAGAAATGAATCGGGTCAGATCGAGCAAGTGGTGACGAAGGTCTTGCCCGGACCTGGTTTTTCCCAAAGGGACCATGGGGTCAGTCGTCATGGCCGGCTGGCCACCCGCGAACGATGAAAATGATCTTGTAGCGGGTTCATCGTGGCCTACAAGATGTTGCGTGTGGAAGAGCATTTTCGACGTAGACATGTATATCTTGACAATCTTATGTTCGACACTTGCGATCGAGCGGCCCGGCCCTTTCCACGTTTGAGTACGCGTATGATAAGGTAGGGAACAGGACGAGCATGAAGACGCTCGACGGCTTGCACCAATACACATACGATCCCCTCTACCGGCTCAC
It contains:
- a CDS encoding RHS repeat-associated core domain-containing protein, whose translation is MGPKTVTHLPQGDLGHKLRDRTLYTGREFDPQTGLQYFRRRYYDPSAGRFLQRDPISIASWRVPVQFSLEAMFAGNLTSPLFRLLRAGLNSYTYVFNNPLSLTDPWGLLGGEGNRPPGGAQPTSGDFPWPQVPPSTSREPLPPPGPPSPEAEDPNIPHDMGMPRLYCPALCLLADMSAFAGGRAAAGGAGGAAAGLICTVVSESLCELMCP